A stretch of the bacterium genome encodes the following:
- a CDS encoding class I SAM-dependent rRNA methyltransferase, protein MSPKLPVIIKNERVKNLQAGHPWIFSRGIVKVSEGLVNGAVCGIYDQQNRFLATGYYNKNSEIRVRVLSFQDEEINRAFFQRRIQTLRNAKEEFLPPDTDSYRVVFGESDLLPGLIVDKYADVLVVQLHTVGMDRLRDAIVEALREVFQPRTIYERSDVGVRRKEGLKTQPKQLLYGEDLREVLIRENGIAFWVNFVEGQKTGFFLDQRENRSLVTRFCRRRQVLNCFAYTGGFSVYAALAGARGVTSVDISGKAIEYARKNFEANRVNTRKHQFIEHDVFEFLKGMPSDEYDLIILDPPSFAKNKEQVKNAIRAYTTINSKALEKLPPQGILVSSSCTTHIDEETFIKILHQSAVNARCIVKVLAATVQPHDHPYNLSFPEGRYLKFFVLQKVAE, encoded by the coding sequence ATGTCTCCTAAGTTGCCGGTTATTATTAAAAACGAACGGGTGAAAAACCTCCAGGCCGGACATCCCTGGATATTCTCCCGGGGCATTGTGAAAGTATCCGAAGGTCTGGTCAACGGAGCGGTGTGCGGGATTTATGACCAGCAGAACCGCTTTCTGGCAACAGGCTATTACAATAAAAACTCGGAAATCAGGGTCAGAGTCTTAAGCTTTCAGGATGAAGAGATCAACCGCGCTTTTTTTCAGCGCAGAATCCAGACGCTGCGAAACGCCAAGGAGGAGTTTCTCCCCCCGGACACCGATTCCTACCGGGTCGTTTTTGGCGAAAGCGACCTTCTGCCCGGCCTGATTGTCGATAAGTACGCGGATGTGCTGGTGGTCCAGCTCCATACCGTGGGTATGGACAGGCTGCGGGACGCGATCGTGGAGGCACTCAGGGAGGTTTTTCAGCCCAGGACCATCTACGAAAGAAGCGATGTCGGCGTTCGCCGGAAGGAGGGGCTGAAAACCCAGCCCAAACAGCTCCTGTATGGGGAGGACCTCAGGGAGGTGCTCATTCGGGAAAACGGTATCGCATTCTGGGTCAATTTCGTGGAGGGCCAGAAGACCGGCTTTTTCCTCGACCAGCGGGAAAACCGGAGTCTTGTGACCAGATTCTGCCGGCGGAGGCAGGTTCTCAACTGCTTTGCCTATACCGGAGGCTTTTCAGTCTATGCAGCCCTGGCCGGGGCCAGAGGAGTGACCAGCGTGGATATCTCCGGAAAAGCCATAGAATATGCCAGAAAGAACTTTGAGGCTAACCGGGTCAATACCAGAAAACATCAGTTTATCGAGCACGATGTGTTCGAGTTCCTGAAGGGCATGCCTTCTGATGAATATGACCTGATCATCCTGGACCCGCCCTCCTTCGCCAAGAACAAGGAGCAGGTCAAAAACGCCATCAGGGCCTATACCACCATCAATTCCAAAGCCCTGGAAAAGCTGCCCCCCCAGGGCATCCTGGTAAGCTCATCCTGCACCACCCACATCGATGAGGAAACCTTTATCAAGATTCTTCACCAGTCCGCGGTCAATGCCCGGTGCATAGTGAAGGTGCTGGCCGCTACCGTGCAGCCGCACGACCACCCCTATAACCTGAGCTTTCCGGAGGGCAGGTACCTGAAATTTTTTGTTTTACAAAAGGTTGCTGAGTGA
- the amrB gene encoding AmmeMemoRadiSam system protein B: MKNIAYLFLIFLLVMFPGSFGWAKDEPGQKEKKRVRFPAVAGQFYPAEEIKLAGVVRQFLKEGKGSPVSGRIMGLIAPHAGYIYSGPVAATGYRQIDPATKTVFVLAPSHRSVAARASIMDVDAYRTPLGDIPLSPIAATLRQHELFSPLPEMDHKEHSLEVQLPFLQERLKNFELVPITIGQVDPSRIAKVLLPYIGEDTLIVASSDLSHYYPYNKARLLDESCIRAITAMDFDQTAESEACGKIPVLVLMEIARQKGWQGKLIDYRNSGDTAGPPDQVVGYASIAFVRGGEGGTAKGRETQSKNTLGTEHTGHHQEAVSGADRKALLDLARRVIRNTLSKEKSTSPEDPSPYLQEKRGCFVTLHKKGQLRGCIGTISPEQRLCDCVKENAFNAAFRDPRFSPLSMSELDQIEIEISILTLPRQIKFSDAEDLKRQLRPGVDGVILSQGWHRATYLPQVWEQLPDKESFLQSLCQKAGLPDDAWKNPKTRVEIYQAIVFSESE; the protein is encoded by the coding sequence ATTGCTTATCTGTTCTTGATTTTTCTTCTGGTCATGTTTCCGGGTTCTTTCGGCTGGGCCAAGGACGAGCCGGGCCAAAAGGAGAAAAAGCGGGTAAGATTTCCGGCGGTGGCGGGGCAGTTCTACCCTGCCGAAGAAATCAAGCTGGCCGGAGTGGTGCGGCAATTTCTGAAAGAGGGCAAAGGCAGCCCGGTATCCGGCAGGATTATGGGGCTGATCGCTCCGCATGCCGGATATATCTACTCAGGACCAGTGGCAGCCACCGGCTACCGGCAGATCGACCCTGCCACCAAAACCGTTTTCGTCCTGGCACCCAGCCACCGGTCAGTCGCGGCCAGGGCATCAATCATGGATGTCGATGCATACCGCACCCCCCTGGGGGACATTCCCCTGTCTCCCATAGCCGCCACCCTGCGCCAGCATGAGCTTTTTTCCCCCCTGCCGGAGATGGATCACAAGGAGCACTCCCTTGAAGTGCAACTGCCTTTTCTCCAGGAGAGGCTGAAAAATTTCGAGCTGGTTCCCATCACTATCGGCCAGGTTGACCCCAGCCGTATAGCCAAGGTCCTCTTGCCCTATATCGGTGAAGACACGCTGATCGTGGCCAGTTCCGATCTCTCGCATTATTATCCGTATAACAAGGCCAGGCTTCTTGACGAAAGCTGCATCAGGGCCATTACAGCCATGGATTTTGACCAGACGGCTGAAAGCGAGGCCTGCGGAAAAATCCCTGTCCTGGTCCTCATGGAGATTGCCCGCCAGAAGGGGTGGCAGGGAAAACTGATCGACTACCGGAATTCGGGAGACACGGCCGGTCCTCCCGATCAGGTAGTGGGATATGCCAGCATCGCCTTTGTCAGGGGAGGAGAGGGAGGAACGGCGAAGGGCAGGGAAACTCAAAGCAAGAACACTCTCGGCACTGAGCACACAGGGCATCATCAGGAGGCCGTTTCCGGGGCGGACCGCAAGGCACTGCTCGATCTTGCCCGCCGCGTGATCAGGAATACCCTGAGCAAGGAGAAGTCGACTTCTCCGGAGGACCCTTCGCCCTATCTTCAGGAGAAGCGGGGCTGCTTTGTCACCCTCCACAAGAAGGGACAATTGCGCGGCTGTATCGGCACGATTTCTCCTGAACAGCGGCTGTGCGATTGCGTGAAGGAAAATGCCTTCAATGCAGCCTTCCGCGATCCCAGATTTTCCCCGCTGAGCATGAGTGAGCTGGATCAGATCGAGATAGAAATCAGCATCCTCACTCTGCCCAGGCAAATCAAGTTCTCTGACGCCGAGGACCTGAAGCGGCAATTGCGGCCGGGGGTGGATGGTGTGATACTGAGCCAGGGATGGCACCGGGCAACCTACCTCCCCCAGGTCTGGGAGCAGTTGCCGGATAAGGAAAGCTTCCTCCAGAGTCTCTGTCAGAAGGCCGGTCTGCCCGACGATGCCTGGAAAAACCCGAAAACCAGAGTGGAGATCTATCAGGCCATTGTTTTTTCCGAGTCCGAGTAA